A single Amia ocellicauda isolate fAmiCal2 chromosome 9, fAmiCal2.hap1, whole genome shotgun sequence DNA region contains:
- the tor2a gene encoding prosalusin, protein MELQLRVTVLLPVLFVCFSNTIASAFQLKTIYCKISENCDCDFQPDIRGLEWDLYRNLYGQHLAQDVVSEAVGRFLRNESPDRPLVLSFHGSSGTGKTMVSSMLGKYLYGTSLGSPYVHQFIPTLHFPSPSRVKSYRLELKSWIEGNLTACARSIFIFDEMEKMPPGLVDILAPFLGPSHVVFQTNYRKAIYIFISSVGEEVINKLALENRLAGRERDEIRLEDLEDKLSKAAFDDKNSGFYHSSIISESLIAHFVPFLPLTRRHVERCARRDLCQRGHCHRTDVVEAVGGAMSYTQSTQQLFSQTGCKTVMGKINFYL, encoded by the exons ATGGAGCTGCAGTTGAGAGTGACAGTCCTGCTGCCCGTTTTATTCGTTTGCTTTTCCAACACCATCGCATCGGCCTTTCAGCTCAAGACCATTTATTGCAAAATATCAGAGAATTGCGACTGTGATTTCCAACCAGACATACGAG GACTGGAATGGGACCTGTACCGTAACTTGTACGGGCAGCACTTGGCGCAGGACGTGGTGTCCGAGGCCGTGGGGCGATTTCTCCGCAATGAGAGCCCAGATCGACCTCTGGTTCTGTCCTTCCACGGGTCCTCGGGCACTGGCAAGACGATGGTCAGCTCCATGTTGGGCAAATACCTGTATGGCACTTCATTGGGCAGCCCCTACGTACACCAGTTCATCCCCACTCTGCACTTCCCTTCCCCCAGCAGAGTGAAAAGCTACAGG TTGGAACTGAAGAGCTGGATCGAGGGTAACCTCACTGCCTGTGCCCGCTCCATCTTCATCTTCGACGAGATGGAAAAGATGCCCCCGGGCCTTGTGGACATCCTGGCGCCCTTCCTCGGGCCATCTCACGTCGTCTTCCAGACCAACTACCGCAAGGCCATCTACATCTTCATCAG CTCTGTTGGCGAGGAGGTCATTAACAAACTGGCCCTGGAGAACCGACTTGCTGGCCGGGAGCGGGATGAAATCCGTCTGGAGGACCTGGAGGACAAACTTTCAAAGGCTGCCTTTGACGACAAGAACA GTGGTTTCTACCATTCCAGCATCATCTCTGAGAGTCTCATCGCCCACTTTGTGCCCTTTCTGCCCCTGACCCGGCGCCACGTTGAGCGCTGTGCCCGGCGGGACCTGTGCCAGCGGGGGCATTGCCACCGGACTGATGTGGTGGAGGCGGTGGGGGGGGCCATGAGCTACACTCAGTCAACACAGCAGCTGTTCTCGCAAACCGGCTGCAAGACCGTCATGGGGAAAATCAACTTCTATCTCTGA
- the urm1 gene encoding ubiquitin-related modifier 1 isoform X2 — MAAPIDLHLEFGGGAELLFGGVKDHQVQLPNQAEPWDIRQLLVWIKRNLLKERPELFIQGDTVRPGILVLINDADWELMGELDYQLQDKDNLVFISTLHGG, encoded by the exons ATGGCGGCGCCCATAGACTTGCATCTGGAATTCGG TGGTGGAGCGGAGCTGCTGTTCGGCGGGGTAAAGGATCACCAGGTGCAGTTGCCAAACCAGGCCGAGCCCT GGGATATAAGGCAGTTACTGGTATGGATTAAGAGAAACCTGTTGAAAGAAAGGCCAGAGCTCTTTATACAAGGGGATACAGT aAGACCTGGCATCCTGGTGCTGATTAACGATGCGGATTGGGAGTTGATG GGTGAGCTGGATTATCAACTTCAAGACAAGGACAACCTGGTGTTCATATCCACGCTGCATGGAGGGTAG
- the urm1 gene encoding ubiquitin-related modifier 1 isoform X1 — protein MHSLGDCSHKSLNPAGSLHSGGVREWSNGHVHRGGAELLFGGVKDHQVQLPNQAEPWDIRQLLVWIKRNLLKERPELFIQGDTVRPGILVLINDADWELMGELDYQLQDKDNLVFISTLHGG, from the exons ATGCACAGCCTGGGAGATTGCAGCCACAAATCACTGAATCCTGCGGGATCTCTTCACAGTGGCGGGGTCCGTGAATGGTCTAACGGTCATGTTCATCG TGGTGGAGCGGAGCTGCTGTTCGGCGGGGTAAAGGATCACCAGGTGCAGTTGCCAAACCAGGCCGAGCCCT GGGATATAAGGCAGTTACTGGTATGGATTAAGAGAAACCTGTTGAAAGAAAGGCCAGAGCTCTTTATACAAGGGGATACAGT aAGACCTGGCATCCTGGTGCTGATTAACGATGCGGATTGGGAGTTGATG GGTGAGCTGGATTATCAACTTCAAGACAAGGACAACCTGGTGTTCATATCCACGCTGCATGGAGGGTAG